ACCCTGGTGTTCGTGATGTCGGTCGTCGCCATCATCTACACCTCGTTGGTGGCGCTGGCGCAGACCGACATGAAGAAGATGATCGCCTACTCGTCGGTCGCCCACATGGGCTACGTCAGCATGGGCATCTTCTCGGCCAACACCCAGGGCCTGGACGGCGCCATGTTCCAGATGCTGTCGCACACCGTGGTTTCGGCCGCGTTGTTCCTCTGCATCGGCGTCGTCTACAACCGCCTGCACACCCGTGAGATCGCCCGCTACGGCGGCATGGCGCACAGCATGCCCAAGTATGCGGTGGTGTTCATGGTGTTTATGCTGGCCTCCATCGGCCTGCCCGGCACCTCGGGTTTCATCGGTGAATTCCTGTCCATGCTGGGCGCGTTCGAGGCCAACACCTGGGTGGGCTTCTTCGCCTCCACCGGCCTGGTCGTGGGTGCGGCCTACATGCTGCTGCTGTACCGCAAGCTGTTCTACGGCAAGCTGGACAAGGCCGACGTGATGGCCATGCCCGACCTGAACGTGAAGGAGATCGCCTTCTTCGCGCCGATGATCGCCCTGGTCATCATCATGGGCGTCTATCCGAAGAGCTTCAGCAGCGTGTACGCCGCCTCGGTCGACCACATCATCGGTCATCACCGGGAGGCCCTGGCGGCCGAGGGGCTGACCCCGCCCGTCGCCAACCCCCAGGCCTCGCTGATCCCGGCCGCCAAGGCGGGCACCCTGTCTGCCCACCCGGCGACCACGGAGACGCCCGGCACCGAGGGGGCGGCTGAGCCGACCACCGAGCCGTCCACCACCGAAACGCCCGCCGAGGCGCCCGCGCAAAGCGAGCCCAAGGCGGACGCCAGTCCTGACGCCGGCCACTGATCCAGCGGGAAACGATCCATGCAACCTGTCCTTTCCGATCTCATCCCGGCTTTGCCTGAGATCTTCCTGGCCGTTGCGGGCTTGGTCCTGCTGATGGTCGGTGTCTTCAGCGGCAAAAGCTCCACGCGCCTGGTCAGCATCCTGGCCATCCTGGCCCTGGTCGTCACCGGCGTCCTGTTGTTCCAGCAGGGCGATTACCAGCCGACCTTCTCCGGCCTGTTCATCACCGACAAGTTCGCCGTCTTCTCCAAGCTGCTGATCCTGCTGGGCACCGGCCTATCCCTGGTCGTCGCGCAGAACTTCATAGCCCGCGAAGACATGGACCGGTTCGAATTTCCGGTGCTCATGGTCCTGGCCACCGTCGGCATGTTGATGATGGTGTCGGCCAACGACATGCTGTCGCTGTATGTCGGCCTGGAACTGCAGAGCCTGTCGCTCTACGTCATCGCCGCCTTCCGCCGCGATCACGCCAAGAGCACCGAGGCCGGCCTGAAGTACTTCGTGCTGGGTGCCCTGTCCTCCGGCATGCTGCTGTACGGTATCAGCCTGATCTACGGCTTCGCTGGTACCACCAACTTCATCAACATCGCCCAGGTGTTGCAGACCGGACCCGCGCCCTTGGGCGTGATCGTCGGCCTGGTGTTCGTGGCCTCGGGCCTGGCCTTCAAGATTTCGGCCGTGCCCTTCCACATGTGGACGCCGGACGTGTATGAAGGCGCCCCCACCCCGGTCTCCGCGTTCTTCGCGGTGGCGCCCAAGGTGGCGGCCATCTGCCTGTTCATCCGCGTGCTGGAAGGCCCGTTCGGCGCCCTGCTGCCGCAGTGGCGGCAGGTGATCGAGTTCTGCTCCGTCGCCTCCATGCTGGTGGGCTCCCTGGCGGCCATCCGCCAGACCAACATCAAGCGCCTGATGGCCTACAGCTCCATCGCCAACATCGGTTATGCGCTGGTCGGTGTCGCCGCCGGCACGGCCGATGGCGTGCAGGCCGTGCTGATCTACATGGCCATCTACCTGGTCATGACGGTCGGCACCTTCGCCATCATCATTGGCATGCGGCAGAAGGGTAAGGCGGTGGAGGAGATCGCCGACCTGGCCGGCCTGTCCAAGACCAACCCCATGGTGGCCCTGGCCCTGGCCGTGTTCATGTTCTCCATGGGCGGCGTGCCGCCGGCGGCCGGCTTCTTCGGCAAGCTGCTGGTGTTCATGGCCGCGTGGAAGGCGGGCCTGTATCCGCTGTCCATCATCATGGCCCTGACCAGTGCCATCAGCCTCTTCTACTATCTGAAGGTTTGTAAGGTTTCCTGGTTCGATGACGTGAAGGAACCGCTGGACCGTCCGACGGCTGGCCTGTCCTTCGTCGTCACCGTCACCGCCCTGGTGGTGTTCCCGGTGGCCCTGTTCATCGGCACCCCGGTGCTGAATGGCGCCGCCGCCGCCGCGGCCAGCCTGTTCCATTGACTGGGACGGCGCTGTCCTCTGGCGCCGTCCCCCACCGTCTGCCGGACTGGATCCGGCCGACGGTGCTGGAACGGTGCGGCAGCACCAATGATATCGTGAAAGACATGGCCTCGGTCTGGGGCGCCGGAAGGCGCCCTGGTCCGGGCCATTCGTCAAGAGGCGGGCAGGGGACGGCGCGGCCGCAGCTGGCTGTCCGATGCCGGTAATCTCGCCTGCACCCTGCTGCTGCGCCCCGGCGGTACGCCGCAGCGCGCGGCCGAACTGTCCTTCGTCACCGCCCTGGCGGTGGGCGAGGCGGTGGACGGCCTGGTGGCGGGGGCGCCCAAGCTGAAATGGCCCAACGATGTCCTGGTGGACGGGGCCAAGGTTGCCGGCATCCTGCTGGAATCCGAATCCGATATCGACGGCAGCGTCGCCTGGGTGGCCGTGGGCATGGGCATGAACGTGCGCCACCATCCTGAGGGCATGGACTATCCCACCACGTCGCTGATGGCGCTGGGCGCCGATGTGGAACCCGACGCCGTCATGGCGGCTTATGCCCGCGCCTTTGACCGCTGGTATCGCCGCTGGCAGGACTACGGTTTCGCGCCGGTGCGGGCCGCCTGGATGAACGCCGCCCAGGGGCTGGGTGGCCCCGTCACCGTGCGCCTGCATGACCGCACCCTGCAAGGCCACCTGGTCGATCTGGATGCGGAGGGCGCCTTGCTGGTGGAAACGGCTGAAGGCGTCACCAAGGTGACGGCCGGGGACGTGTTTTTCCCAACCACGCCCGTTAGGGAGTGACATCCATGCTGCTCGCCATCGATGCCGGCAACACCAACGTCGTCTTCGCCGTGTTCGATGGCGAGACGCAACGGGGACACTGGCGCATCTCCACCGACAGCCGCCGCACCGCCGATGAATACGCGGTGTGGCTGGTGTCGGTCATGGCGATGAAGGGCCTGGTGCCCCAGGACGTGACCACCGCCATCCTGTCGTCGGTCGTGCCGGCCGCCACGCGCGATCTGGTCAAGCTGTGTGAGGATCATTTCGGTTGCACACCGATGCGCATCGGTGATCCGACGGTGGATCTGGGCATCGAGATTCGCATCGACAATCCGCGCGAGGCGGGCGCCGACCGCCTGGTCAACGCTGTTGCGGCAACGGAACGATACAAGGCGCCCCTGGTTGTGCTGGACATCGGCACCGGCAC
The DNA window shown above is from Azospirillaceae bacterium and carries:
- a CDS encoding NADH-quinone oxidoreductase subunit M, which translates into the protein MADWPILSLTTFLPSIGALLILLVRGEEKSVARNAKAIALWTSLITFAVSLCILAKFDPSSAGFQLVEEHAWLPALGIQYLRGIDGISVWFVLASTFLTPICILASWDSIEKRVKEYMMALLLLETMLVGMFTALDFILFYIFFEGVLLPMFLMIGVWGGPGRIYAAYKFFIYTFIGSVLMLLAIIAMYLQVGTMDMRVMLDHTFDPSMQKILWLAFFAAFAVKTPMWPFHTWLPFAHVEAPTAGSVMLAGVMLKMGGYGLIRANLQMLPVGSATYTTLVFVMSVVAIIYTSLVALAQTDMKKMIAYSSVAHMGYVSMGIFSANTQGLDGAMFQMLSHTVVSAALFLCIGVVYNRLHTREIARYGGMAHSMPKYAVVFMVFMLASIGLPGTSGFIGEFLSMLGAFEANTWVGFFASTGLVVGAAYMLLLYRKLFYGKLDKADVMAMPDLNVKEIAFFAPMIALVIIMGVYPKSFSSVYAASVDHIIGHHREALAAEGLTPPVANPQASLIPAAKAGTLSAHPATTETPGTEGAAEPTTEPSTTETPAEAPAQSEPKADASPDAGH
- the nuoN gene encoding NADH-quinone oxidoreductase subunit NuoN, which translates into the protein MQPVLSDLIPALPEIFLAVAGLVLLMVGVFSGKSSTRLVSILAILALVVTGVLLFQQGDYQPTFSGLFITDKFAVFSKLLILLGTGLSLVVAQNFIAREDMDRFEFPVLMVLATVGMLMMVSANDMLSLYVGLELQSLSLYVIAAFRRDHAKSTEAGLKYFVLGALSSGMLLYGISLIYGFAGTTNFINIAQVLQTGPAPLGVIVGLVFVASGLAFKISAVPFHMWTPDVYEGAPTPVSAFFAVAPKVAAICLFIRVLEGPFGALLPQWRQVIEFCSVASMLVGSLAAIRQTNIKRLMAYSSIANIGYALVGVAAGTADGVQAVLIYMAIYLVMTVGTFAIIIGMRQKGKAVEEIADLAGLSKTNPMVALALAVFMFSMGGVPPAAGFFGKLLVFMAAWKAGLYPLSIIMALTSAISLFYYLKVCKVSWFDDVKEPLDRPTAGLSFVVTVTALVVFPVALFIGTPVLNGAAAAAASLFH
- a CDS encoding biotin--[acetyl-CoA-carboxylase] ligase gives rise to the protein MRQEAGRGRRGRSWLSDAGNLACTLLLRPGGTPQRAAELSFVTALAVGEAVDGLVAGAPKLKWPNDVLVDGAKVAGILLESESDIDGSVAWVAVGMGMNVRHHPEGMDYPTTSLMALGADVEPDAVMAAYARAFDRWYRRWQDYGFAPVRAAWMNAAQGLGGPVTVRLHDRTLQGHLVDLDAEGALLVETAEGVTKVTAGDVFFPTTPVRE
- a CDS encoding type III pantothenate kinase; the encoded protein is MLLAIDAGNTNVVFAVFDGETQRGHWRISTDSRRTADEYAVWLVSVMAMKGLVPQDVTTAILSSVVPAATRDLVKLCEDHFGCTPMRIGDPTVDLGIEIRIDNPREAGADRLVNAVAATERYKAPLVVLDIGTGTTFDVVDADGAFAGGIIAPGPTLSLDALHRVAAQLPKVDIAKPDRVIGRGTVGAMQSGMYWGYTAMIEGLLRRIKAELSPTGTPPVTVIGTGGMVRVFAAETGMVDYIDGDLTLRGLLLIHRRNAKSVP